The window TATAAGATCTAAAAGAAGTTAACGAATTAAATtgtcaataaatttattatagcaTCAGtagtaaaatttaaaatccGTCCGTAACTTATCAATTCTTTTGATGCCATTAAATTCATTATACAGTTATGGCCTACTAACTGCACTTGTAAAATCATAAAGAAGTCAAACAACTTCTTAATCAATTTGGACGTTGGCAATTACGGTATTAGAAGAAACTCACGAGCCACAACTGTAAAATGCAATGATGTCAGTAAAATGACCAATTCATTTGACGTTTGTAAATTCATGATAATATTGATAACTCACCTAAGAAGGAATTTAGCTGACAAAATAAGATAGCAATCCAAAATTTGGtctgcacccaaaaaaaaaaaaaaaaaaaaaaaaaaaaaaaggtctgcAAAATGTTAGTTAAATGATGTATGCTGGAGGCACAAACATTCACCAATGCAATCGGTGACTttgtttagtttttcttttctcctattTTAGCATCCTGGAATAAAATGAAACACACGTAACCAGGCGCGCAGACAGACAAAGACTTCCTGAAAATAAGGATCTCACAGAAACCATCCACCAGGAAAAGATGGTACCTAAAATTGGAATGTCAAACCAAGAATGTCCACCGGCTGATCTTAATCTGCCGGGTTTGGCTTTTGCCCCTCTCTTATCCTTTGTCTTTCCCCATTCCCAGTTTCCAAGACTAATCACAACCACCTCCAATCCTCTCTGCTTGTTCCTCCTCTGATGAATCCATCACCTTTCACATTATCAATTCTCGCAATGGAAACTTGCATCATGTCGCCGTAGTTCCCGATCCCTCCCCGAAAACTGCAGCTCCTCTTTCTTGCATAATAAGTTGTCCTGAGACTCAGAAGGCAGATATTGCAGAACAAACATCCAAGGAATATGGCGCTTGAAGCGAAGGAGGTCCTAGCATGTATTCGCGGAATCCTTTCGTTATCCTGGAGGGCCGGTTATACATTCGCCCAAAAGCACCCGCTGGGTTCCATGATAGCCTCATTCTTCCTCCTCCTGTATCTGTTTTTCCCATATGTGTTCAAGCTTCTCTTGATCAGTATCCCCATAGCTTTCTCTGCTGTTACTCTTGTTCGAGTTCTTTCCAGGGATGGAACTGGAATTCTCCAAATCCCGAGTGGCAGCAAAGTCGAGGAAACGAACCGCATTATCCCGCCTGTAAAGCTGAAGTCCGGCGAGGAAGGCGCTACTAATACAACTCACCAATACCAGAAGCCGTTGATACGAGCGCAAATGAGCAAACGCCGTAACTTCAAGACAAAATGGGAAGACGCTCATGCTGAAGGTGGTGGTGTTAAGGAGGTGAAACGCGTGACTTTTTCTACGACTTGCGGTGATAGTCTGATTGGCGGAGAcagaaaggagaaggagaatgaTTTTCAGGGCGGGTGTTGCTCCTTGGGTAAGGGAGAGAGCTCCAGTTCCCACGAATCAGATAGAGATTTAAAACATATGAATGAGTACCCGCTAACCTCAGAGTCAGGGGATCCGAAGCCTGAAATTGAAGTTTCTAAGGATGATAAAGGTGGCGTTATGGGCCAGTTAGAGGCGGATATCTTGGAAGAAGCAGAATATGAAGACGAAGAAGAGGCACAAGAGGATGGGGACAAGGCTGTGGAGTGGACAGAGGACGATCAGAAGAATCTCATGGACCTCGGCCTGTCCGAGCTAGAAAGGAACCGGAGACTGGAGAATCTAATCGCAAAGCGAAGGGCGAGGAAACTCGTGGGAACAAAGGTCCAGGAGAATTTACTTGACATGGACATTGGTCCTGCGGGTTATATTCCGCCTGTTCAGATTTCAAAGAACCCCTTCGATCCCCCTATTTGCTCGGATCAGGCTCTGGACTTGCAGATACCCGGGTCAGCTCCTTCAGTTCTGTTGCCTGCACGAAACCCTTTTGACCTTCCTTATGATCCTCAGGAGGAGAAGCCAAATCTCACAGTGGAGGGTTTCCAAAGTGACTTCCTTGCGAGTCAGCCTAAGGACATCTTCTGTAGGCATGAGAGCTTCTTCCTAGGGCCCTCTTTCTCCGTAGAAACTAGCCTTGATCAAGATCTCAGGAATGCAGATATTTATTCTGTTACAGAGAAGAGGGCTCTGAGAGAGCCACTATTCCCGAGATTGAGAAAGTTCTCAGGTCAGACCGCTTCTAATATTTGTCCTTGTGCGTTCATTTGATCCATGCGTTTACTTTCCAGTAATTTATGGGAGTCGTTTTTATCTTTCCAGCTAAGGGAGATCATGACAGACTGGTGGAACAAATTCTGTACCACAGAGACTATGGCATGGGTTCTGGCCAGGCTGAACATGAAACTAAACCTGAAAATGATAATGGCGGGGTAGGAGTTCTTGAAGATAAGCAGGAACGTGCCGAGGACATCGAGCTGAAGGTGTTTAAAGACAAAAACCACACAAAATCAGGTTCTATCGATGAAGAAGACGGCGACCAGAGCTCCATATCAACATCAGACAACGACGGACAGGCAACAAGTGAGGATGGGAACGATGTTTTGATCAGTTCGCAATTTCCCAATACGGCAAACATTTCTGTGCACAAGACCTTTGAATATTCAGTACCCAATGGCATAGCAACGGATGAGGATTTGTCTAGTCCACTTGGTATGGCCGATCTAGACAAGCGGACGGGCCATTCCTCCACATACTCCATAGCTTCTGACATGCAAGTGGAGGTCTCTGAATCCAGTTCCCTCGGACCATAGATTACGCTACTTCGCCTCCTGAGCTTGAGTGCTCCACTAATTGTGAAGATGTCCGAAAGGAGGTTTTCCCGGGTAGTGAAGAAATATGGGGAGCCTTGTCCTACCTATCCAGAGTAGAGGAAGATGAAACAAAAGACGACATAGATAATTTCAAAGCAAATGAGAGCTCGAAAGATCCATTTGGATCATCCATTTCCCTCCTAGATTTGTGTAAAGAAAATTCAGCTGACAGAGTTTCCACAACCACATGCCTGAAAGTCACAGCAACGGCAGAAGGTCCGGATATATCGGATTCTGATGATAAAAACCATACAGTGGGGTCTGATTATCTGCCAGAAGCTAAATACCTAGAATCAACGCCACTGGCACAGAATTTGGTGCCCCATCAAGCCGAAGAGAGGCAATCCCAGAAGGCAGAGGTcggtagttttattagattgtgCCATATAAAATAGTTATTTCTAAAACAACATATTCAGGTAATCCAGTTCCTAGGCTGTAAAGACTGTAAAGACTGTTTGAATCAATTGAAGATATTGTGGGCGTAAAGAGATGCATGATCCCTATAATCAATGACCACAATTTCTTCTTCTGCCCAATTGATATTGATGTTCTGTTTGTGGTGCTAAGTCTGTTGCGCTTTTCCTATCAACTGTGGACTAACATAACGACAGAGCTGAGCATCATAGCTCTTATATACAAGCTGAAAGCGTGTGATTTTCATGTCATGTGACCTAGAACTAGAAGCTTGTCGAGATAAACTGACACAGAAGTTCACAAAATGTTCAAAACTATCTCCAAATTTCTAAAGTATCAATTGTCAAAATAGATCGGAAGTCCAATATAGTAGTCCAACACTAAAGTGATAGAGGAGGTAGTGATCACCACCACTGGCATTTCTGATATGACTTGAGAATCCatttatgcttttcttttccaagtaTTTAAGTGCACCTATCGAAAAAATCTGATGTATGAATATATTGCTTACATGTAACAGGAATCGATTAATCTTCTTGAGAAGTCAACTGGGGAAGCCGATGGCACACACGGAGATATAGACTCCGTGGAAAGCACGAAGAAAGAAGCCAATGGCAAACGAGGATATATAGACTCTGGGGAAAGCACAAAGGAAGAAGCCAATGGCACACAAGGAGATGTAGACTCCAGTGAAAGCACAAAGGAAGAAGCCAATGGCACGCAAGGAGATGTAGACTCCAGCGAAAGCACAAAGGAAGAAGCCAATGGCACACAAGGAGATATAGACTCCAGCGAAAGCACAAAGGAAGAAGCCGACAGCACACAAGGATATATGGACTCCGGCGAAAGCACAAAGGAAGAAGCCAATGGCACACAAGGAGATATAGACTCCGGGGAAAGCACAAAGGAAGAAGCCAATGGCACACAAGGAAATATAGACTCCGGGGAAAGCACAAAGCAAGAAGACAATGGCACACAAGGAGATTTAGACTCCAATGAAAGCACAAAGGAAGAAGCCAATGGCACACAAGGAGATATAGACTCCAGCGAAAGCACAAAGGAAGAAGCCAGTGGCACGCAAGCATATATAGACTCCAGGGAAAGCACGAAGGAAGAAGCCAATGGCACACCAGGAGATATAGACTCCGGTGAAAGCACGAAGGAAGAAGCCAATGGCACACCAGGAGATATAGACTCCGGCAAAAGCACAAAGGAAGAAGCCAATGGCACACGAGGATATATAGACTCCGGCGAAGGCACAAAGGAAGAAGTCAATGGCACACAAGGAGATATAGACTCCCGCGAAAGCACAAAGGAAGAAGCCAATGGCACACAAGGAAACATAGACTCGAGGGAAAGCATAAAGCAAGAAGTCGATGGCACACAAGGAGATATAGACTCCAGCAAAAGCACAAAGGAAGAAGCCAATGGCACACGAGGAGATAGAGACTCGAGTGAAAGCACTGAGGAAGAAACTGAGAAGTCGAAAGCCAGTGGAGAAAGTTGAAGTATTGTCTTCAGGACCGAGACATCTATTTTTAGCACTAGTTCAAAGATACATGGATGAATTCTTGAGGAACAAAATCTCAGCATCAACACAAATATACGAAACTTTGTGGAGTTAGTTGAACGGTAAATCACCATTTTTCACAATGACAGTCAAGATCAGCCGATGCTGAAGGCATCTCCCAACCAGTTGAAACTAGTTCTGGGGAACATTAATTGGCTGATCACCCAATAGAACTCCAATGTTCTTACAGCGGTCATTTAATTGTTTCTCTAATTTCCAATAGTTTCCAGCACTGTACACTCGGCGTAGTTCTGAGAGATTAGTTAGAGCAGGCAAAGAAcaagataaataaatacaaaatgtgGTTTATCCAGATGTACTAGCAAGACAATATCAAAGGCATCAGCCTGTATATACAACAGGGTTGTTCTTTTCACCAACCTAGTGAAGCTCATGGAACCAATTTCTGATCAATCTCTGTCAATGTAAGGATATAGTCGGTTTATATGAGTTCCTTTGGTTGTATATACCCTCTACTCGCATGCCCACATTTGCACTATTCAGTACTACTTAACGGGATTTTTAGATGCAATGAGAACACATTCAGTCCATTCATGCTAAACAATTAGGACGCTGTTCATTGAATTCATTTTGCACCTTCTTAAGCTTAATAGGATTTGTACATCGGTATTTCTTCCCAAGTACAAAAACTACATTCTGAATTGTCGCCTTGAACAGCTTTGACAAGCTCAGACGCTGAGAATAGTGACCAACATGGCTTTTGTTCTAAAGACTACTGTTTCCCTTGCACAATCTCAAAAACTATGAGTGGAAGAGATGTACTGCTCTCTAGTAGCTTGTGGTCTCAAGGAAGTGAAATGGCAAACTGTATGTTTCTTGGTATTTTGAGTTGAAAGGCAGAGTCAATCACCATGGCTTCATCTTTCTTAAGTTTCTAGCAGAAGCTAATGATGACTCTTACCAATGTGCAACATGGCCTTGCTTAACTGTTTTTATGGTGGGGCTCGATTAAAGAGAGACTTGAATgccaaggaaagaaaaggtaagaaaaaGTCCATGAACGTATTACTCCCTTCCATACAACTTGTCTTGTTTGTTTTACCGCTGATACCATTTTCACTGCCCCTTAATCAAATTATATCAGCAATAAAATGCCACACTTTCCCCATGTCTGATAAATGTGGATGCTAAGACCCTGCCAAATAAGGTTTCTGTATCAATCTAGCGGTAGGGTTCGAAAAGATGTACCATTCAATTTTGTGTCTCTGTCAATTCTGCATCTTTTTCTTGGCAAGAGGTGTCGTGTTCCTGTCTCACTGTGCTACTGTCCTATACAATTACAAGGTATAAAATCCTTTTCTAGAGCTTAAATGGCATTTCCAATTGGTGTATAATTAAGCCTTTTAGTACATCTTCTGCTTTATCAGTCTCTGAATTATCATAACTGGGGAAAGTGAGGCCCCACGGAAGATTTATTCTCAGATCTTCATGGGCCAGAGAAGCATCATACAGAATCAAGCTTCACTCTCTCCACCTCATCTCATTGATTGCTTGCTTCTAGTTCTAAGTTCTATTGAAAACCTCACTTATCACAAGATGGTCTACTTCATCTCATACACAATGTTAGAGTTACTTATGTAGCTGTAGATATGCGCCGTGTCTACTGTCAAATGGTAAATTAAGAACAGGGAAACCAGATTACAATGAGAATCAACATGTTTGCAAAACTTAAATGAACGTAGTTTTAGAAGTAGGTGGCAAACTTCCTCGTCATTCCAGTGTAATCTTATGAAAAGGCCTTATTCAAGCACAAACAACCATGTTTTCTTATGAATAATTTCGCTGGTAAATTAAAGGGAAGAATCAGAATATTTATCAGACATGGACAAAACAAGATGGACCGAAAGTGTGAAAATTCCGATATAATTGAATCTAGACGTAACAAGGATAAAGTGGCCAAAGATGCCTCCACATGCAACTTGCAAATAGAGGGCTTCGCCTTTTGAAAAGGGATGGTGATTTCTTTTGTCATGTACCGCCTTAAAGCTAAATGGGACGGCCATTTATTCATGTTTCCTCGAATTCATTTGCCTTAAGTGGCGCTCTTGTAATACACCGTGCGCGGGACATGGGCACTGCTTTAGTAGCTGTTCTTGCGATAATTGCTACCAAATGGATGCTGCCAACAAACAATATGAGCAAAGCAACAAGAGAAAAGAACCTAAGAGATGGACCTGCTGCTTTGTACAACTTGTCATCTTCCaatctttcattcttttctgtGCTCTTGATCAGAAAAATCTCCCAACTTCAACCTAACACACCAAAAAACACACACAAAGAGTTAAATGAAAAGGtagaaatgaaaacaagaacAAGCAAACAGATCACCTTATTCTCCACAATCAATGAAGgaaatttttgctttttagtCTCAACATTTGTTAGGTTCTATCAAAAGAAGGCATCCTCAAAACAGGCCTGATAAGAAGAAACAGGTATTTAGGAGCTTATGCAGACATAAAGGGCTAGATTATTAAATCCAAGAGCAACCAATGGAGTTTCTTTGAATATGTAAACAACCTGTCCTCACATGGTTGCTGAAGtatttgttttcttctcctAGTTTAACATACTGTTTGCAGAGTTCGAGTCTGTATGAATGCATGCGCAACGGAGGACCAGATCAGTTGACGGTGCTCCACTGCTATCACCTGAGCTCAACCGTAGTTAGCAGTAAACAGTCCATTGTTTTTTCATCTGATTAGATTATTAACTAAATTATTAGTTCAACATAGTGGTCGATTAAAATATAGATCCTTGCACTAAGAcaacagaaaagaaaacttaGGTCAATGGAATTTATCCACCGAAAAGAGAATCTCAAACCCCATCGGCaactaaaaaaattccaaaccacactgattaagaaaagataaaagcacCCTTTCCTCCACCTAACAAAAAAGCTACATGAGTCTGTCTCCATTGAAGGGTCACAAGTCAAGAGCTTCACATTCGATGATTGACATCCCATTGGCGCCGTACAATTAGAATCGCGCGTGTATGATGATTCCGTGGACTTGCAGAAACAGGTCTCATACCCCTCAGAATGGTCTTGCCACCATTGATGATCAAATAATGGAGGGAGGAATATTAGGAGCTGTTGTTGTGGCAAAAGAATAAACCACCAGATCGACATTATCGAGAATACTGTGATCTAAATTgaatcttttaacttttcaaggACATGTTTCTAACTCTAATTATTCAAACAGAGTCCTAGGAGGggatcttctttttcatttagaGCCGGATCTCGTGAGAGAGATCTCATGGAGAAAGAGGGGTTTGAAGCATATGATGCCTCAGTTAGTGGAACGAAGAGTCAGCTTCAACTAAAAGCGTTTGATGGTCCGGTCAAGTCTAATAGGGCATTTCTTTTGCTGTTATTTCATTCGGAGTAGTGGAACAGTCTAAAAGACGcggaagaaaaggaggaaagtAGGCAACTAAGAAGGGAGGGAACATGTGGCAATTTTGTGCAACTGCTCTTCTATTACTACCCTCAGTAATTCAGCATCTGAAACATGGTctcatcattaaaaagttttCAGAACAAGCAAATTTCATGATCTATTAGAGCCAGAGGATCAAACCAAGGTGCAGCCGCAATTTCAAGTTCGGTCGCTacttaaaaatcacaaaatttcatTCTGGCCATTTGCTTCAAAttcataaagaaaatgataaacatAGGAAAAAAATTCTCCAATCAAATCTGAAAGTGAATTCAGTCATTGATATTCCCCTGTTTTCCAGATTACATGAGATGAAAAAGCGAAGAACTCCAATGGCTGAGCCAAATTTCGGTTTCCAACATACTCATACCTGCAcgcaaaaacaaaacaaaacaaaccccTTCCTTTTGACAGTCTTTCCTTGCATCAAGCCACGACACTTACGTTTTATGCTAAGCCTTCAACTAGGGATTGAATATGCTTACTTAGGCCAGTGCCTTTATTCCATTCTCCATTGAAGTCGTCTTGGATACCATTCTCAGGATGCATTCATTATCCAGAATCGCAATCTTAACTTGATGGGAAAACTTGAGGTATCAAATTAAAGAGAATACCAAAAGGAAAGAGCTTTGCTCGCCTCTTTCTGGGTGTAAGGCAATATTTGCTCAAAAACGATAAATTAGATAATTCAGTCAAAGGAGAGACCACATATACGCCCTATCGATACTGCCCTCTTCATGTTCTTCCACAGCTTTCAATGTAGAACTTTGTTTGCATAGGCAGAACACCACAATACTCAAACGAAGGTGGAGATTCTcactaaaggaaaaaaatccagCTCTGAGAATCTATACACTAGATTTATGGCTTCCAAAAGAAACACGATCTTGTTCTCCTGTGTCCTGGGTTTAGATACTGATGAACTAACTCAAATTCTTCTAGTAGACATATTCACAGAAACCATGACAAAAGCACAACCATAGCTACTCCACTAAACTTCAAAAGATAGAAACAAAAGATGCTTGGAGCTAAGGAAAACAGGGATGAAGCAGCCTCATCCATGAGGATAACTCTGTCCAGCTTGCATATGAAAAACCGGGTTCTGAATGAAAGTCCCTCTGTGAGTATTCTGCCCTTGGAATTTAAGCCCAAAAGAGTTCACACCGAAATGTGGGCACATGGACATATCCCCTTGTGTCGCATGGAAGGTCATGGACCCTCCATTGCTAGGCTGATTCCAGAGAAAAGGAGTCCTGGGTGCTGTGACGGGAGTTGGATGCCGAGCCACCATGGATGAAGGATCTGGCGAAGGCGGCCTTTTATCATCTGGTGAAGGAGTTCTAGTCTCTGTGAGATTCACAGTTGTGATATCGTGGATGCTGGCCCTTCTCTTATCTTTTCCACCTGAAAGTTGTCTGATGAAGTATTTCTGTGCGTGGCTAGCTACTTGCGTCGGTGTTCTCGTGATCACGAAGTTCCTGGAGATGTTTCTCCAATCACCTTTCCCATATTTTTTTAGACCCATCAAAAAGAGCCTGGAGAGAAATTTGCAAAATAGGTCCATCAGTAAACATAAACAGACGTATCGAGCATTAAAGCAAACAACTGCCCTCGTCTAAAAGCCACTGAATTTGCAAGACTAAGGTCCTCCTAAATTAAAATTCTAAGACAACCCTATTCTTAGATCACTTAACCTTGTTCATCCTGCTTATATTACTGACACATTAAGCTCATCCAGCAGACAGTGAATGAGATCATTGGAGATCAACTCAGAGCAAGTGCAATAAAGAAAACTTCATATCTTACTTGTGCTCTTCCTCGGTCCAAGGAacccctttctttctctcttgttcGGGAGGCCGAATCGATGATGATCTCTTCCCACCAAGCCCATAAGACTGTTTGAACCCATCATATCCATGGCCATTCGCCCACTCCAATGTGAAGGGCGCTGTAGTGCTATAGCCAGGGATCGGGATGAGCCCTGCTTCTATATTGCTCACATCAACTTCCAAATCCTGATAGTGCTTAACCACATCCTCCACCGTCTTCCCAGGGATCATCGAGGCGACCCTATCCCACCGATCCGGCGTGTCCTGATCGTGCACCGCCAGCGCTTTTTCGAACATTTTGTTCTCAGCAGGGGTCCATTTCGCGGTCCTTCCCTCCTCGTTGAAAAACCAATTCGCACTCGATGCACATGGTGGTAAGGGAACTCCCGTTTCCCACTTCATCACATGGGAATCACGCAACCCCTCCTTCAGACTAAACTTAAGTCAGATGCTGAAGGGTGACCAAATTCTCGATCTTcttggaaaaaagagagagagagagagagaggcggctcTTCGATTTCgatggcgagagagagagggggagagagagaacaaagtaAAGGGGGCGCTCGAATGGGAAATGCGGAGAGCTTCGGGTTCACCACAAAGATGTCCGTGTTAAATCACCAAGCATCTTGAAAGGAATCAGAATACTCCTTTTCCTCTGTGCAACCATAGCCTTAGGAATCCCATAAAGAACCGACTTTTTATCCCAATATAACAAAGGCAAGCCTCACAAAACATAAGCAACAAATCACAGTATGATCCGAAAACACCAACAAGAATTGCGACGACCCTCGAGATCTAAATCCAACAAACCACCCAACGCAACTAGAAACAAGAATGCAACgtatcaaaagaagaagaagcaagaagcaaagacCCTGAAACGAAAACAAAACCAATAAAAAACTATGCAGAGCAGCCTTATCAGACGTCAACGAACTCACGAATGAACTTGTAGCAAAAGGGAAAGCTCGGAGAGCGAAAGCCAGAGAGCCTCGCAGGTAGGGTCCTCTGAATTCGTGTGAAACGAGAAgataacagagagagagagagagagagagagagagagaggcaggggGGGAAATGATgggtttctttcttcctttcccttgAGGACTGAGcaacaaggaaaagagaagaaagagaccaGGGATGGATGTCAAAACTCCAACACCGAGCTGAAAAAACCAGAAGCTTTTGCCAAGCTTCAGGGGTTGAATCTGAAAGCTCTGCCAATATCTGTGGgggagaaggggagagagggagaaggagagagggtaATGCTGAAGCTGAAGGTGGTGAGTCGTGATTGGAGGGGATGGGATACTGCACTTTGCGGAAAAAGTTCCCTCTTATTATAATCACGACACTCTCTGTTCCATCACCcccccccttcttttttttttttttttttgccctccATTTTAATTATTGCACAGGCCCATTTTGTATTTATATTCCAACACCTCTCTAATTTAATGAGGTGGACCGCATCCGAACTTAAAGAGATCGTTCATATTGTTCTTGATGCACGACACCTCGAGACCACTTGTTGTTAAGTATACGGGATGAAGAATTAgcttgattttcaaaatttcgatTAGGTACAATATAATCATGATCATTGTATCGAAAAGATcgaaatattttctttatttgattgtttgaatgAGTATCTCGATGATGCTTTTTAACGGATATTTGTTAAGGTGAtgagttgattgattgatgtttcTTGTTTCATGGTCAAACTTTAAAAATGCTATACCCATATATCTTTAGGGCCATTTCAAGTGGTGTACATTTACAAATTTCAAAACTCTTGTGTGATCTATACGAGTATTTGATTGAGTTACTATTCAGTATTATATCAGTTACTGTTCTTTATTGTAGCACTATAGCAATTACtataacaaaagagaaaattgtgtATCGTGAGTCTATCAATAAAGATGATATGAATGCGGTACCAGATTGTTATATAAAACATTGCATATAAGTACATGTTGAACATAAGCAACAATTAGATTATAACACATGAAGCCCTCACATCGGATGAGAGAGCGGGCTTGCGATCTAGCCCTTATGAATTGGGTTGGTTCGTCAATAATGTCCTTGCATGTATTCTacttaaagaaagaaagaaaaaacttccCATGTCACCTATCCATGCCAACAAGTACTTTTCAAATCATTGACAAAGGACACGCGGCCCACCATTCCGGAAGAGACTATAATTGATAGAGACTACCACGGGATGCATTGAACCGTAAGGTCGAGCCTAACTGGTTCTCAGTGCTTCCATCACATAAAGCATATGTTCCAATTTACGAGTCAGTCCGGACTCAAGCCTTGGATTGAACCCAAAAAGGTCAGCTACACATCTAATTCAATAGCCACATTAAAAAGCTATTTGAAGTCTGGAAGCAGAGGCTTATGACCGCAACTAATGTTAAACATGGTGTCTTTTAGAATTGTCATTAAACTATTTCTTGACTTTTCGAAGGAACCGCCGTGCCATCTCCTTTCACattgatattttttaataacaagaAACCTCactttaattatataaaattcaaGCCCACACATGAAATATCTTCACTGGTCTTATAGATTAGATAAGACGCAGATTAAAACCTGGCGAGCAGTACCAAGCACGTCAACGCATCACATAATTCAACTCGATGTTAAAGAAAATGTCTTTCGATTCGTTAATTTTCAGTAAACAAAtggaataaaatatttaatacatCTACTATCgcttcccaaaaaaataaaaaataaaggggCACCAAGCAATGATGGAGCTGAACACTAGTCAACGGGGGCTGGGGGTAGCAAAAGCAACGCAGAACCCATTCCAACTAattccccaaaaaaatataaatttgcatcaaaagaccaaaaaaaaacaccttCCCCTCCCCCAATCTCATCATCTGTCCGTACCGTTCTCacgaaacgaaaaaaaaataaaatttgtggaTCAGAAAGTCCCACCTTCATTCCATTTCTTAAGGTGCCCCACTTTAATTACCGACCAGATTAGCATGTCCTCTTATTCTATTCCgaccattttcttaaaaatctgTTTTTCTAATGATGTCCTTAATTaatcttcttctttatctttttttttttggagggggttTGGTAATGATCACATCATTGGAGGAGGCAATACGGTACTCCCTCCGATCCAACCGCTCCTGATCAACCCGCCGAAA of the Eucalyptus grandis isolate ANBG69807.140 chromosome 10, ASM1654582v1, whole genome shotgun sequence genome contains:
- the LOC104423839 gene encoding uncharacterized protein LOC104423839 — protein: MALEAKEVLACIRGILSLSWRAGYTFAQKHPLGSMIASFFLLLYLFFPYVFKLLLISIPIAFSAVTLVRVLSRDGTGILQIPSGSKVEETNRIIPPVKLKSGEEGATNTTHQYQKPLIRAQMSKRRNFKTKWEDAHAEGGGVKEVKRVTFSTTCGDSLIGGDRKEKENDFQGGCCSLGKGESSSSHESDRDLKHMNEYPLTSESGDPKPEIEVSKDDKGGVMGQLEADILEEAEYEDEEEAQEDGDKAVEWTEDDQKNLMDLGLSELERNRRLENLIAKRRARKLVGTKVQENLLDMDIGPAGYIPPVQISKNPFDPPICSDQALDLQIPGSAPSVLLPARNPFDLPYDPQEEKPNLTVEGFQSDFLASQPKDIFCRHESFFLGPSFSVETSLDQDLRNADIYSVTEKRALREPLFPRLRKFSAKGDHDRLVEQILYHRDYGMGSGQAEHETKPENDNGGVGVLEDKQERAEDIELKVFKDKNHTKSGSIDEEDGDQSSISTSDNDGQATSEDGNDVLISSQFPNTANISVHKTFEYSVPNGIATDEDLSSPLGMADLDKRTGHSSTYSIASDMQVEVSESSSLGP
- the LOC120288786 gene encoding protein Ycf2-like, with product MDSGESTKEEANGTQGDIDSGESTKEEANGTQGNIDSGESTKQEDNGTQGDLDSNESTKEEANGTQGDIDSSESTKEEASGTQAYIDSRESTKEEANGTPGDIDSGESTKEEANGTPGDIDSGKSTKEEANGTRGYIDSGEGTKEEVNGTQGDIDSRESTKEEANGTQGNIDSRESIKQEVDGTQGDIDSSKSTKEEANGTRGDRDSSESTEEETEKSKASGES
- the LOC120289196 gene encoding transcription factor DIVARICATA-like codes for the protein MKWETGVPLPPCASSANWFFNEEGRTAKWTPAENKMFEKALAVHDQDTPDRWDRVASMIPGKTVEDVVKHYQDLEVDVSNIEAGLIPIPGYSTTAPFTLEWANGHGYDGFKQSYGLGGKRSSSIRPPEQERKKGVPWTEEEHKLFLMGLKKYGKGDWRNISRNFVITRTPTQVASHAQKYFIRQLSGGKDKRRASIHDITTVNLTETRTPSPDDKRPPSPDPSSMVARHPTPVTAPRTPFLWNQPSNGGSMTFHATQGDMSMCPHFGVNSFGLKFQGQNTHRGTFIQNPVFHMQAGQSYPHG